Proteins from a genomic interval of Rhizobium rhododendri:
- a CDS encoding hybrid sensor histidine kinase/response regulator, with protein sequence MIDSFTAHRGSDDLGKGEIERILDGATIIVHGLDGVVTRWTGGCEELYGWKREEALGRLVHELLATEFAVPADEVQRDLLANGVWTGEVRQRRKDGQVLHVASRCVIAVREGDGTRVIFQTNNDVTALRHAQGELASREVHLSSILETVPEAMVVIDDVGKITSFSAAAERLFGYGAAEICGRNVRDLMPQPDRNAHDGYLSHYMTTGERRIIGYGRVVTGQRKDGTLFPMELSVGEAISNGERIFTGFIRDLTSRHRIEEELRQAQKMEAVGQLTGGLAHDFNNLLTVISGNLEMLEAKLHDEGQLSLLREAQYAAEDGAKLTAQLLAFGRRQPLHPKPADIGKLVGSFSDLLRRTLGETVELRTVVSGSSNLARVDTSQLQNALLNLTLNARDAMSEGGRLTIEISRVRLDVDYVTRYPHVRTGDYVLISVADTGEGMPEDIRKHAFEPFFTTKAMGAGTGLGLSMVYGFAKQSGGHVELESIEGSGTNVRIFLPVLRYAQPPEMAVAAEVGDGPRGSELILVAEDDPRVRRIVVARLEEAGYRVLEAANGPDALTLFEKTPEIALILTDIAMPGGMTGDKLAERARLLRPDVRILFTSGYASPQIAEGEMSNDASWLKKPYTARELAVRLRELLD encoded by the coding sequence ATGATAGACAGTTTCACGGCACATCGCGGTTCCGACGATCTGGGAAAAGGCGAGATCGAGCGCATCCTCGACGGCGCGACCATCATCGTCCACGGACTGGATGGGGTCGTTACCCGCTGGACCGGCGGATGCGAGGAGCTATACGGCTGGAAGCGCGAGGAGGCGCTCGGCCGGCTTGTCCATGAACTGCTGGCGACGGAATTCGCAGTCCCGGCCGACGAGGTGCAACGTGACCTGCTCGCCAACGGCGTGTGGACCGGCGAAGTCAGGCAGAGGCGCAAGGACGGACAGGTGCTTCATGTCGCAAGTCGCTGCGTGATCGCCGTGCGGGAGGGCGACGGCACGCGCGTCATTTTCCAGACTAACAACGACGTTACGGCCCTGCGCCATGCGCAGGGCGAGCTTGCAAGCCGGGAGGTCCATCTCAGCTCCATTCTGGAGACGGTGCCGGAGGCCATGGTGGTCATCGACGACGTCGGGAAGATCACATCTTTCAGCGCCGCTGCCGAGCGCCTTTTCGGCTATGGAGCAGCAGAGATCTGCGGGCGGAACGTTCGCGACCTCATGCCGCAGCCCGATCGCAACGCCCATGACGGATATCTGTCTCACTATATGACCACCGGCGAGCGGCGCATCATCGGCTACGGGCGCGTCGTCACCGGCCAGCGCAAGGACGGAACGCTGTTTCCGATGGAGCTCTCCGTTGGCGAGGCCATTTCGAACGGCGAGCGGATTTTTACCGGGTTCATCCGCGACCTGACCAGCCGGCACCGGATTGAGGAAGAATTGCGCCAGGCGCAGAAGATGGAAGCCGTCGGGCAGCTGACAGGCGGCCTTGCCCACGATTTCAACAATCTGCTGACTGTGATCAGCGGCAATCTCGAAATGCTGGAAGCCAAGCTGCACGACGAGGGGCAGCTGTCGCTGTTGCGCGAGGCGCAGTATGCAGCCGAGGACGGCGCGAAGCTCACGGCGCAACTGCTTGCCTTCGGTCGAAGGCAGCCGTTGCATCCAAAGCCCGCCGACATCGGCAAGCTGGTCGGCAGCTTTTCCGACCTCTTGCGAAGGACGCTCGGCGAAACCGTCGAACTGCGCACCGTCGTCTCCGGGTCTTCCAATCTGGCGCGGGTCGATACATCGCAGCTGCAGAATGCGCTTTTGAACCTGACATTGAACGCCCGGGATGCAATGAGCGAAGGCGGGCGGCTGACGATCGAGATCAGTCGCGTCCGGCTGGATGTAGACTACGTCACACGCTATCCCCATGTTCGCACAGGCGATTACGTGCTGATCTCGGTGGCTGACACCGGCGAGGGAATGCCAGAAGATATCCGCAAGCATGCATTCGAGCCGTTTTTCACGACCAAGGCCATGGGTGCGGGGACGGGTCTCGGCCTCAGCATGGTCTATGGTTTCGCCAAGCAGTCGGGCGGGCATGTCGAGCTTGAAAGTATCGAGGGGTCCGGCACCAATGTTCGGATATTCCTTCCCGTCTTGCGCTATGCTCAGCCTCCCGAGATGGCCGTCGCGGCCGAGGTCGGCGATGGCCCGCGCGGCAGCGAACTTATCCTGGTCGCCGAAGACGATCCGCGCGTGCGCCGCATCGTCGTGGCGCGGCTGGAGGAGGCCGGTTACCGGGTTCTGGAGGCTGCAAACGGCCCGGATGCGCTCACCCTGTTCGAAAAGACGCCCGAGATCGCACTGATCCTGACCGATATCGCCATGCCGGGTGGCATGACGGGCGACAAGCTGGCGGAGCGCGCGCGCCTGCTGCGGCCCGACGTCAGGATCCTGTTCACCTCCGGCTATGCGTCGCCGCAAATCGCCGAGGGCGAAATGTCGAACGACGCCAGCTGGCTGAAGAAGCCCTACACGGCACGCGAACTTGCGGTGCGACTGCGGGAATTGCTCGACTGA
- the hemN gene encoding oxygen-independent coproporphyrinogen III oxidase: MSSGDDIVRRYAALAVPRYTSYPTAAEFSAAVTPDHHARWLGRVGAGQRVSVYLHVPYCRELCFYCGCHTKLTRREDVIDAYRRALETEIETVAGHLGGRSNVVRLHWGGGTPSILGASGMKSVLDVLHSHFTFEKAGEHAIELDPRYVDQALAADLRAMGINRASLGVQDTAPQVQAAIGRIQPIETVQSAVAHLRTAGIDRLNFDLIYGLPKQTVSSLTQTCQAVAELRPDRIACYGYAHMPDRRANQRQIDGSALPTSAERIEQAATVFSELLRHGYEAVGLDHFARPDDSLAIASHGQRLHRNFQGYTDDDCPMLLGFGASAISRLPDGYVQNMADNPRYCRTVGEKKLASIRGCLMDTDDQVRAKIIESLMCNFRVDLGKVAGGKDFADEFTALQPMIDDGLVVVQEGVVAMTAAGRAVVRVAAAIFDRHRWDTTGRFSLAV; encoded by the coding sequence ATGAGCAGCGGCGACGATATCGTACGGCGCTATGCAGCCCTTGCCGTGCCGCGCTATACATCCTACCCGACGGCTGCGGAATTTTCAGCGGCCGTCACTCCGGATCACCACGCCCGCTGGCTCGGGCGCGTGGGTGCCGGTCAACGAGTATCCGTCTACCTGCACGTCCCCTATTGCCGCGAGCTTTGTTTCTATTGCGGCTGCCATACCAAGCTTACCCGCCGCGAGGATGTCATCGACGCCTACAGGCGGGCGCTGGAGACGGAAATCGAGACGGTCGCCGGTCATCTCGGCGGCAGATCCAATGTTGTCCGGTTGCACTGGGGCGGCGGCACACCGAGCATTCTCGGTGCATCCGGCATGAAATCCGTGCTGGACGTCCTGCACAGCCACTTCACATTCGAAAAGGCCGGCGAACACGCGATCGAACTCGACCCACGCTATGTCGACCAAGCGCTGGCTGCCGACCTTCGTGCGATGGGCATCAACAGGGCCAGCCTCGGTGTCCAGGACACCGCCCCGCAGGTGCAGGCCGCGATCGGGCGCATCCAGCCGATCGAAACCGTGCAGTCCGCCGTCGCCCATCTGCGGACCGCTGGAATCGACCGACTGAATTTCGACCTTATCTACGGCCTCCCAAAGCAGACGGTATCCTCTTTGACGCAGACCTGTCAGGCAGTCGCCGAACTGCGTCCGGATCGCATCGCATGCTATGGTTACGCCCATATGCCGGACCGCCGGGCCAACCAGCGCCAGATAGACGGCAGCGCCCTCCCCACTTCGGCCGAGCGCATCGAGCAAGCGGCAACCGTCTTCTCGGAACTCCTGCGGCATGGCTATGAGGCAGTCGGGCTCGACCATTTCGCCAGGCCGGATGACAGCCTTGCCATCGCGTCCCACGGGCAGCGGCTGCACCGCAACTTCCAGGGCTATACCGATGACGACTGCCCGATGCTTCTCGGCTTCGGCGCCTCGGCGATATCGAGGCTTCCGGATGGATACGTCCAGAACATGGCGGACAATCCGCGCTATTGTCGAACGGTGGGAGAGAAAAAGCTGGCCAGCATCCGTGGCTGCCTGATGGACACCGATGACCAGGTACGGGCGAAAATCATCGAATCCCTGATGTGCAATTTTCGCGTCGACCTTGGCAAGGTCGCTGGCGGAAAGGATTTCGCGGACGAATTCACCGCACTTCAGCCAATGATCGACGACGGACTGGTCGTTGTGCAGGAGGGTGTTGTGGCAATGACCGCAGCAGGACGCGCTGTCGTTCGTGTCGCGGCAGCGATCTTCGACCGCCACCGATGGGACACGACCGGCCGCTTCAGTCTTGCAGTCTGA
- the cydX gene encoding cytochrome bd-I oxidase subunit CydX — protein MWYFTWILGVGLACSFAILNAMWFEMREDRQLALVPAKPDRDRDGK, from the coding sequence ATGTGGTATTTCACCTGGATCCTCGGCGTCGGGCTGGCCTGTTCCTTCGCGATCCTCAATGCAATGTGGTTCGAGATGCGCGAGGATCGTCAGCTCGCGCTTGTCCCCGCCAAACCTGACCGGGACCGCGACGGGAAATGA
- the cydB gene encoding cytochrome d ubiquinol oxidase subunit II, protein MNTIPLDYEILRMIWWALLGILLMGFAIMGGNDLGVGALLPFVARTDEERRVVINLLGPTWEGNQVWLVLGGGAIFAAWPALYAVSFSGFYLAMIAILLALILRPVAFKFRGKMKDPTWRATWDWALFIGGFVPALIFGVAVGNVLLGVPFDLDGTLRASYTGNFFGLLRPFALLAGLLSVSMLVAHGAALITLRTEGQVAERARLYGRAAALASIVLFAMGGLWVGIGMDGYVVSSVQDALGPSNPLSKTVVLVSGGWLSNYGTHPWMIAAPALGFLGSLLALVCLSGGALKTALLGTTIAIVGIISTAGLSLFPFLLPSSIHPAASLTVWDASSSHLTLFIMLIATIIFLPIILIYTGFVFRVMRGTVTTASLGRNPNAY, encoded by the coding sequence ATGAACACGATTCCCCTCGACTATGAAATACTGCGAATGATCTGGTGGGCCCTGCTCGGCATCCTGTTGATGGGCTTTGCCATCATGGGCGGCAACGATCTCGGCGTCGGCGCCCTGCTCCCCTTCGTTGCTCGCACGGACGAAGAGCGGCGCGTCGTCATCAACCTTCTCGGCCCGACCTGGGAAGGCAACCAGGTCTGGTTGGTGCTGGGTGGCGGCGCCATCTTCGCCGCCTGGCCGGCCCTCTATGCCGTCTCCTTCTCCGGCTTCTATCTCGCCATGATCGCTATTCTTCTGGCACTCATCCTGCGTCCGGTCGCCTTCAAGTTCCGCGGCAAGATGAAAGATCCGACATGGCGGGCAACCTGGGACTGGGCTCTGTTCATCGGCGGCTTTGTGCCGGCGCTGATCTTCGGCGTGGCCGTAGGCAATGTCCTGCTCGGCGTCCCCTTCGACCTCGACGGAACCCTGCGCGCCAGCTACACCGGCAACTTCTTCGGGCTGCTGCGTCCCTTCGCGCTGCTCGCTGGCCTGCTTAGTGTCTCCATGCTGGTTGCCCATGGCGCAGCGCTCATCACGCTGAGGACAGAGGGCCAGGTTGCAGAGCGGGCGCGCCTCTATGGTCGTGCGGCTGCGCTGGCAAGCATTGTGCTGTTTGCTATGGGCGGTCTCTGGGTTGGCATTGGTATGGATGGCTATGTCGTATCCAGCGTCCAGGATGCGCTTGGCCCTTCCAATCCGCTGTCGAAGACGGTCGTCCTCGTCTCGGGCGGCTGGCTCAGCAACTACGGCACTCATCCCTGGATGATTGCGGCCCCCGCCCTTGGCTTCCTCGGCTCCCTGCTGGCACTCGTCTGCCTTTCCGGTGGAGCCTTGAAAACAGCATTGCTGGGCACGACAATCGCCATCGTCGGCATCATTTCGACGGCCGGCCTGTCGCTTTTTCCCTTCCTGCTGCCAAGCTCCATCCATCCGGCAGCCAGCCTGACGGTCTGGGATGCATCGTCGAGCCACCTGACGCTGTTCATCATGCTGATCGCCACGATTATCTTCCTGCCGATCATTCTCATCTACACGGGCTTCGTCTTCCGCGTCATGCGTGGCACGGTGACGACAGCCTCGCTCGGCCGCAACCCCAACGCCTACTAA
- a CDS encoding cytochrome ubiquinol oxidase subunit I → MIDFTVVDLARLQFAATALYHFLFVPLTLGLSFLMAIMESVYVMTGREVWRRMTLFWGTLFGINFAMGVATGIVMEFQFGMNWSYYSHYVGDVFGAPLAIEGLMAFFLEATFIGLFFFGWDRLPKAGHLVVTWLVALGANFSALWILIANGWMQNPVGSTFNPDTMRMEVSDFAAVLFNPVAQAKFVHTVSAGYTTGAMFVMAVSAWFMLRGRHLDLAKRSMAVAASFGIASALSVVVLGDESGYVATEHQKMKIAAIEAMWHTEPAPAGLTLFAIPGKDGNRFEVKIPWVLGLMTTRSLNTEVQGILPLVDHAKERIRNGLLASADLDAIRKDPKDQAARAAFAKNWPDLGYALLLKRYREDIVNATPDEIDQAARDTIPDVGTLFWTFRIMVALGLYMIVFFATAFVLSSLHKLGNNRTLLRIALWSMPVPWLAIESGWLVAEYGRQPWAIEGVLPTFYAASGLSVIDMLISLGFFLVLYTALLVVMIILMLKTIKVGPGDYAMLDGSAEPIQMPKSAAA, encoded by the coding sequence ATGATCGACTTCACCGTTGTGGATTTGGCACGCCTGCAATTTGCGGCGACCGCACTTTACCATTTTCTCTTTGTCCCGCTGACGCTGGGACTGTCCTTCCTCATGGCGATCATGGAAAGCGTCTACGTGATGACCGGCCGTGAAGTCTGGCGGCGCATGACGCTCTTCTGGGGCACCCTGTTCGGCATCAACTTTGCAATGGGCGTCGCGACAGGCATAGTCATGGAGTTCCAGTTCGGCATGAACTGGAGCTATTACAGCCATTATGTCGGCGACGTCTTCGGTGCGCCGCTTGCCATCGAGGGGCTGATGGCCTTCTTCCTGGAGGCAACCTTTATCGGCCTCTTCTTCTTCGGCTGGGACCGTCTGCCGAAGGCCGGCCATCTGGTCGTCACCTGGCTGGTCGCGCTCGGCGCCAATTTCTCGGCCCTGTGGATCCTGATCGCCAACGGCTGGATGCAGAACCCGGTCGGCTCCACCTTCAATCCAGACACGATGCGCATGGAAGTGTCCGATTTCGCCGCCGTGCTGTTCAATCCGGTGGCACAGGCAAAATTCGTTCATACCGTCAGTGCCGGCTATACCACGGGGGCCATGTTCGTCATGGCTGTCAGCGCCTGGTTCATGCTGCGCGGCCGCCACCTCGACCTTGCCAAGCGCTCCATGGCCGTCGCCGCCAGCTTCGGCATCGCCTCGGCCTTATCGGTCGTCGTGCTCGGTGACGAAAGCGGCTATGTCGCCACAGAACACCAGAAGATGAAGATCGCCGCCATCGAGGCGATGTGGCACACCGAGCCTGCACCGGCCGGCCTCACCCTGTTCGCGATACCCGGCAAGGACGGCAACCGCTTCGAGGTCAAGATCCCCTGGGTGCTGGGGCTCATGACGACGCGTAGCCTCAATACCGAAGTCCAGGGCATCCTGCCGCTGGTCGACCATGCCAAAGAGCGTATCCGCAACGGCCTGCTGGCGTCCGCCGATCTCGACGCGATCCGCAAGGATCCGAAGGACCAGGCCGCACGGGCAGCCTTTGCCAAGAACTGGCCGGATCTCGGCTATGCCCTGCTGCTCAAACGCTACCGCGAGGACATCGTCAACGCCACGCCCGATGAGATCGACCAGGCCGCCCGCGATACCATCCCCGACGTCGGCACGCTGTTCTGGACGTTCCGCATCATGGTGGCGCTCGGCCTCTACATGATCGTGTTCTTCGCCACCGCTTTTGTGCTCAGCAGCCTCCACAAGCTTGGAAACAACAGGACGCTGCTCAGGATAGCGCTCTGGAGCATGCCGGTCCCGTGGCTCGCCATCGAATCCGGCTGGCTGGTGGCGGAATATGGCCGTCAGCCCTGGGCTATCGAGGGTGTGCTGCCGACATTCTATGCCGCCTCGGGTCTCAGCGTGATCGACATGCTGATCAGCCTCGGCTTCTTCCTGGTCCTCTATACCGCCCTTCTGGTCGTCATGATCATTCTGATGCTGAAGACCATCAAGGTCGGCCCCGGGGACTACGCCATGCTCGACGGATCCGCCGAACCAATTCAGATGCCTAAAAGCGCGGCCGCCTAA
- the cydD gene encoding thiol reductant ABC exporter subunit CydD codes for MTAEHGINQRQWLSRLQRHGGKAMVVACALPMLSGMLLVGQALLLSEILGRVIVSRQSVTEVLPAVGLFIGIFIARIGLGLGAESAGIVAAERIKLYLRRLLHRHIFDQRPDWMALRSSGALSSAVIDQTDALDGYFARFVPAMIQAAVLPIVFAMAVMPVDWIVALLFLLTAPLIPIFMALVGWGAQAATDAQAQAMSRLSGFFADRLRGIVTLKLFGRAESETTKVLDASHDLRLRTLRVLRIAFLSSAVLEFFAALGVAGVALYVGLSYLGFVHIRVSPFTLQAGLFCLLMAPEVYQPLRLLAAHYHDRQSAKAAIVEIAALFGDLPENGVETSSRPASMPLTGGAIAVAASHLGLATPDGGRRLLENATLSLAAGSHAALLGESGIGKSTLLEAIVGLRAFEGRICLEGHELQSIDPAGLRNAVAFLGQRPMLFAGTIADNIRFGARLASESDLSRAAELAGVLGFTNALPDGLNTAIGAGGRGVSGGEAQRIALARIFLRDPGLIVLDEPTAHLDRETESRVLDALQVFARGRTLLVATHSLAVAERFFHVFRVAGGDIVPVVKPRPKVLLAFEENAA; via the coding sequence ATGACGGCAGAACACGGTATCAATCAAAGACAGTGGTTATCCCGGCTTCAGCGGCATGGCGGCAAGGCCATGGTGGTTGCCTGTGCCCTGCCGATGTTATCCGGGATGCTGCTGGTGGGGCAGGCCCTGCTGCTTTCCGAGATCCTCGGTCGGGTCATCGTGTCGCGGCAGTCTGTCACGGAGGTGCTTCCGGCTGTCGGCTTGTTCATCGGCATCTTCATCGCGCGGATCGGGCTGGGGCTCGGCGCCGAGAGCGCCGGTATCGTCGCCGCCGAACGTATCAAGCTGTATCTGCGCCGACTGCTGCATCGCCACATCTTCGATCAGCGGCCGGACTGGATGGCGCTGCGCTCCTCGGGTGCACTCAGTTCCGCAGTCATCGACCAGACGGATGCGCTGGATGGCTATTTCGCCCGATTTGTCCCGGCGATGATCCAGGCGGCTGTGCTGCCCATCGTCTTTGCCATGGCCGTCATGCCGGTCGACTGGATCGTGGCACTGTTGTTCCTGCTGACTGCGCCGCTCATTCCCATCTTCATGGCACTGGTCGGATGGGGCGCGCAGGCAGCCACCGATGCCCAGGCGCAGGCGATGTCCCGCCTGTCCGGCTTCTTCGCCGACCGTTTGCGCGGTATCGTGACGCTCAAACTGTTCGGCCGGGCCGAGAGTGAGACGACGAAGGTGCTGGATGCTAGCCATGACCTGCGGCTGCGGACCTTGCGCGTGCTGCGCATCGCGTTCCTTTCGTCGGCTGTGCTGGAATTCTTTGCGGCGCTCGGCGTCGCAGGCGTCGCCCTCTATGTCGGCCTCAGCTATCTCGGCTTCGTCCATATCAGGGTGTCGCCTTTTACGCTGCAGGCAGGTTTGTTCTGTCTGCTGATGGCGCCCGAGGTCTATCAGCCGCTGCGGCTGCTCGCTGCCCACTATCACGACCGGCAATCCGCCAAGGCGGCCATCGTCGAGATCGCCGCGCTGTTTGGCGATCTCCCGGAAAACGGCGTCGAAACATCCAGCCGGCCGGCCTCGATGCCGCTGACGGGAGGGGCGATCGCTGTTGCCGCTTCCCATCTCGGGCTTGCCACCCCGGACGGCGGGCGGCGGCTGCTTGAAAATGCCACCCTGTCCCTTGCTGCCGGCAGCCATGCGGCGCTCCTCGGCGAGAGCGGCATCGGAAAGTCGACGTTACTGGAAGCCATTGTCGGGCTCAGGGCCTTCGAGGGACGCATCTGTCTTGAAGGACATGAGCTACAGTCTATTGACCCCGCCGGGCTGCGCAATGCGGTGGCCTTCCTTGGCCAGCGGCCTATGCTGTTTGCGGGGACAATCGCCGATAACATTCGTTTCGGCGCGCGACTGGCAAGCGAAAGCGATCTTTCCCGCGCGGCAGAACTCGCGGGCGTCCTTGGATTCACCAACGCCCTGCCCGACGGGCTCAATACGGCAATCGGCGCGGGCGGGCGGGGCGTGTCCGGCGGCGAGGCGCAGCGGATCGCTCTGGCAAGGATTTTCCTGCGCGACCCCGGCCTGATTGTTCTCGACGAGCCGACGGCGCATCTCGACCGCGAAACCGAGAGCCGCGTTCTCGATGCGCTGCAGGTCTTTGCACGCGGTCGAACCCTGCTGGTCGCCACCCATTCGCTCGCCGTGGCCGAGCGCTTCTTCCATGTATTCCGCGTCGCCGGCGGCGATATCGTGCCGGTCGTAAAGCCAAGGCCGAAGGTATTGCTCGCGTTTGAGGAGAATGCCGCATGA